The following coding sequences lie in one Spinacia oleracea cultivar Varoflay chromosome 1, BTI_SOV_V1, whole genome shotgun sequence genomic window:
- the LOC110777414 gene encoding uncharacterized protein isoform X1 — MKFTPSSASSSSSSSFNENLCKSKGNVFGCFSAVLSRILCSKSLPTHPSDPIETDINQHFSKIDKIGVDGSATPNVVARLMGLDSMPEMSSNLSQIFPVPIPITRSKSMDSDDFREKTEEMQHRRVKTSVSFRETPDFFELEDGDFFVLNFEKRGKNQINGSNFGYSEVGIKGNTRRRRRRDKCGRKQRRNRDEQSKDRVFSNEERLTLKLSPQNPPKIDAFFDAQKQSYHLSPIKDNISRKKEELDGIKARRKKKKEIFSSTDEAECDSDNSSPVSVLDHITDFIISDPEVTTSEEDARLEGCESVSRNCTTSQSNENCKRETDGNGERNVGLKRRDYKIHENAEMLRRICRMAESEVHNSNWKYRRLLKADELEDTALDFSQRIFDQLVTELIDQLVGLECQQI, encoded by the exons ATGAAGTTCACTCCTTCCTCTGCTtcgtcttcttcatcttcttctttcaaTGAAAACTTGTGTAAAAGTAAAGGCAATGTCTTTGGGTGTTTTTCAGCTGTTTTGAGCAGAATTCTCTGTTCTAAAAGCCTACCAACTCACCCTTCTGATCCAATTGAGACTGATATCAACCAGCATTTCTCGAAGATTGATAAAATTGGTGTAGATGGTTCTGCAACCCCTAATGTAGTAGCAAGGCTAATGGGTTTGGATTCTATGCCGGAAATGAGCTCTAATTTATCCCAGATTTTTCCGGTTCCGATTCCGATTACAAGGAGCAAATCAATGGATTCAGATGATTTCAGAGAGAAAACAGAGGAGATGCAGCACAGGAGAGTCAAGACTTCTGTTTCATTTAGGGAGACACCGGATTTTTTTGAGCTCGAAGACGGCGATTTCTTTGTTCTCAACTTTGAAAAAAGAGGCAAAAATCAGATCAATGGATCCAATTTTGGGTATTCTGAAGTGGGTATTAAAGGGAATACAcgtaggaggaggaggagagataAATGTGGGAGAAAACAGAGGAGAAACAGAGATGAACAGAGCAAAGACAGAGTATTTTCAAATGAAGAGAGGCTTACTTTGAAATTATCACCTCAAAATCCTCCAAAAATTGATGCCTTTTTTGATGCTCAAAAGCAAAGTTATCATCTTTCTCCAATTAAAGATAATATTAGTCGCAAAAAGGAAGAATTGGATGGAATTAAAgcaagaagaaagaaaaagaaagagattttTTCGAGTACAGATGAAGCAGAATGTGATTCAGATAATTCTAGCCCAGTTTCTGTTCTTGATCATATTACCGACTTCATCATCAGTGATCCTGAAGTTACAACATCAG AAGAAGATGCAAGATTGGAAGGGTGTGAGTCAGTGAGCAGAAATTGCACAACATCTCAAAGTAATGAAAACTGTAAAAGGGAAACAGATGGaaatggagagagaaatgtTGGGTTAAAAAGAAGAGATTACAAAATACATGAAAATGCAGAAATGTTGAGGAGAATATGCAGAATGGCTGAGTCTGAAGTACATAATTCAAATTGGAAATACAGGAGATTGTTGAAGGCTGATGAGTTGGAAGATACTGCATTAGATTTTAGTCAAAGGATTTTTGACCAGTTGGTTACTGAGTTGATAGATCAACTTGTTGGACTTGAATGCCAAcaaatttga
- the LOC110777414 gene encoding uncharacterized protein isoform X2: protein MKFTPSSASSSSSSSFNENLCKSKGNVFGCFSAVLSRILCSKSLPTHPSDPIETDINQHFSKIDKIGVDGSATPNVVARLMGLDSMPEMSSNLSQIFPVPIPITRSKSMDSDDFREKTEEMQHRRVKTSVSFRETPDFFELEDGDFFVLNFEKRGKNQINGSNFGYSEVGIKGNTRRRRRRDKCGRKQRRNRDEQSKDRVFSNEERLTLKLSPQNPPKIDAFFDAQKQSYHLSPIKDNISRKKEELDGIKARRKKKKEIFSSTDEAECDSDNSSPVSVLDHITDFIISDPEVTTSEDARLEGCESVSRNCTTSQSNENCKRETDGNGERNVGLKRRDYKIHENAEMLRRICRMAESEVHNSNWKYRRLLKADELEDTALDFSQRIFDQLVTELIDQLVGLECQQI from the exons ATGAAGTTCACTCCTTCCTCTGCTtcgtcttcttcatcttcttctttcaaTGAAAACTTGTGTAAAAGTAAAGGCAATGTCTTTGGGTGTTTTTCAGCTGTTTTGAGCAGAATTCTCTGTTCTAAAAGCCTACCAACTCACCCTTCTGATCCAATTGAGACTGATATCAACCAGCATTTCTCGAAGATTGATAAAATTGGTGTAGATGGTTCTGCAACCCCTAATGTAGTAGCAAGGCTAATGGGTTTGGATTCTATGCCGGAAATGAGCTCTAATTTATCCCAGATTTTTCCGGTTCCGATTCCGATTACAAGGAGCAAATCAATGGATTCAGATGATTTCAGAGAGAAAACAGAGGAGATGCAGCACAGGAGAGTCAAGACTTCTGTTTCATTTAGGGAGACACCGGATTTTTTTGAGCTCGAAGACGGCGATTTCTTTGTTCTCAACTTTGAAAAAAGAGGCAAAAATCAGATCAATGGATCCAATTTTGGGTATTCTGAAGTGGGTATTAAAGGGAATACAcgtaggaggaggaggagagataAATGTGGGAGAAAACAGAGGAGAAACAGAGATGAACAGAGCAAAGACAGAGTATTTTCAAATGAAGAGAGGCTTACTTTGAAATTATCACCTCAAAATCCTCCAAAAATTGATGCCTTTTTTGATGCTCAAAAGCAAAGTTATCATCTTTCTCCAATTAAAGATAATATTAGTCGCAAAAAGGAAGAATTGGATGGAATTAAAgcaagaagaaagaaaaagaaagagattttTTCGAGTACAGATGAAGCAGAATGTGATTCAGATAATTCTAGCCCAGTTTCTGTTCTTGATCATATTACCGACTTCATCATCAGTGATCCTGAAGTTACAACATCAG AAGATGCAAGATTGGAAGGGTGTGAGTCAGTGAGCAGAAATTGCACAACATCTCAAAGTAATGAAAACTGTAAAAGGGAAACAGATGGaaatggagagagaaatgtTGGGTTAAAAAGAAGAGATTACAAAATACATGAAAATGCAGAAATGTTGAGGAGAATATGCAGAATGGCTGAGTCTGAAGTACATAATTCAAATTGGAAATACAGGAGATTGTTGAAGGCTGATGAGTTGGAAGATACTGCATTAGATTTTAGTCAAAGGATTTTTGACCAGTTGGTTACTGAGTTGATAGATCAACTTGTTGGACTTGAATGCCAAcaaatttga
- the LOC110777413 gene encoding nucleolar complex-associated protein 2-like isoform X1 codes for MGSKKKVKKSTNVVSDEVGDKMEAKEHKKELESLKESQPEFYEYLKEVDKELLEFDDEGNEDDDDAEIDGEDDEIDGDDDEIDGDDDAGIEDGEDFDDSDVEEEEAVVRSKKEESSGRTIITMEMVESWCKGIQENEKIAPVRSLLKAYRVACHLAEESDEKSSEKLTTMSKAVMNKVMVETLTNIDGILRNLMNLPAYGGKKEKLIEVKNTKSWKKYQHLVKSYLGNSLHALNQMTDAKDISFTLKHLTKSSLFLAAFPAFLRKYIKVVLHFWGTGSRDLSFAAFWFLRTLCVQLGTDCLDECFKGLYKAYVMNCQFVNATKLQHIQFLRQLFVEFMLVDLPTAYQHAFVFIRQLAMILREALNTKTKESFRKVYEWKFINCIELWTVAIRKYGLEPDFQPLAYPLTQIISGVARLVPTARYFPLRMRCVRMLNCIAAATDTFIPVSMLLLDMLEMKELNCPPSGGVGKAVDLRTILKVSKQALKTRSFQEACVSSVIDELGEHLAQWSYSVAFFELSFIPAVRLRNFCKCTKVERFRKDMKELIRQIEANSEFANKKRATISFLPSDPAISSFLEEEKQSGASPLSKYVATLRQKAQQRNVSVSESSVLYGAEPPISDKMLAESDDEDEDEGDKGEAVFNSFWTQQKETRDKPPPEDEKTQKNKKKSKSSPKDAIDEDIVEDLVLSSDEEGEPMDDSPLPEETVKTEKGTPKRRNKRKPTIDGSVKNERHRFILRYNPDSGQGG; via the exons ATGGGTTCAAAGAAAAAAG TAAAGAAATCAACTAATGTTGTATCAGATGAAGTGGGGGATAAGATGGAAGCTAAAGAACATAAGAAAGAGTTGGAAAGTCTTAAGGAATCG CAACCGGAATTTTATGAGTATTTGAAAGAGGTGGACAAGGAGCTCCTAGAGTTTGATGATGAGGGCAATGAA gatgatgatgatgctgaaatTGATGGGGAGGATGATGAAATTGATGGAGATGATGATGAAATTGATGGGGATGATGACGCCGGGATTGAAGATGGGGAGGATTTCGACGATAGTGATGTTGAAGAAGAGGAGGCGGTTGTTAGGTCAAAAAAGGAAGAAAGCTCGGGTAGAACTATTATCACTATGGAAATGGTTGAATCCTGGTGTAAGGGTATtcaggaaaatgaaaaaattgctCCTGTACGCTCTCTGCTGAAAGCCTATAGGGTAGCTTGTCATCTTGCAGAAGAAAGTGATGAAAAATCCTCAGAAAAGTTAACTACAATGTCTAAAGCTGTTATGAACAAAGTTATGGTAGAAACTTTGACTAATATCGATGGGATTCTTCGCAATTTGATGAATCTTCCTGCTTATGGAGGAAAGAAAGAGAAGTTAATTGAGGTAAAGAACACAAAAAGTTGGAAGAAGTATCAGCATTTGGTGAAGTCATATCTTGGAAATTCGTTGCATGCTTTGAACCAAATGACAGACGCAAAGGATATCTCGTTTACTTTGAAGCACTTAACTAAGTCATCCTTGTTCTTGGCTGCTTTCCCAGCCTTTTTGAGGAAGTATATTAAG GTTGTTCTGCACTTTTGGGGTACCGGAAGCCGAGACCTTTCATTTGCAGCATTTTGGTTCCTAAGAACTCTATGTGTCCAACTTGGCACTGATTGTTTGGATGAGTGCTTTAAAGGGTTGTACAAAGCTTATGTCATGAACTGTCAGTTTGTAAATGCAACTAAGTTGCAGCATATCCAATTTCTTAGGCAATTGTTTGTTGAATTTATGTTGGTGGACCTTCCAACCGCTTACCAACATGCCTTCGTCTTCATTCGACAATTAGCAATGATTTTGCGGGAGGCGTTGAACACAAAGACAAAG GAATCATTCAGGAAGGTTTATGAGTGGAAGTTTATCAATTGTATTGAGCTTTGGACTGTAGCAATCCGTAAATATGGTCTGGAACCTGACTTTCAACCCCTTGCTTATCCATTGACTCAAATAATTTCTGGAGTAGCCCGTTTAGTTCCAACTGCTCGTTACTTTCCTCTTCGAATGCGTTGTGTTAGAATGCTCAACTGTATTGCTGCTGCAACTGACACTTTCATACCAGTTTCCATGCTACTTTTGGATATGTTAGAGATGAAAGAACTGAACTGTCCACCTAGTGGAGGTGTTGGCAAAGCTGTTGACTTGCGGACAATACTCAAG GTCAGCAAACAAGCACTTAAGACTCGGTCATTTCAGGAAGCATGTGTGTCTTCTGTGATTGACGAATTGGGTGAACATTTGGCTCAATGGAGCTATTCTGTTGCTTTCTTCGAATTATCTTTTATACCAGCTGTTAGATTGCGTAATTTTTGCAAATGCACCAAAGTTGAGAGGTTCCGTAAAGACATGAAAGAACTTATTCGACAG ATTGAGGCCAACTCAGAATTTGCAAACAAAAAACGTGCAACAATCTCTTTCTTGCCAAGTGATCCAGCTATTTCGTCTTTCCTCGAG GAGGAGAAGCAGTCTGGTGCTAGTCCCTTGTCGAAGTATGTTGCTACATTACGCCAAAAAGCTCAACAGAGGAACGTCTCTGTATCAGAATCCAG TGTCCTTTATGGTGCGGAGCCACCCATTTCCGATAAAATGCTCGCAGAAAgtgatgatgaagatgaagatgaaggagaCAAAGGTGAAGCAGTCTTTAATTCCTTCTGGACACAACAGAAAGAAACCAG GGATAAGCCTCCCCCCGAGGATGAAAAAACACAGAAAAACAAGAAGAAATCGAAGAGCTCGCCAAAGGACGCAATAGATGAAGATATTGTAGAGGATTTGGTGCTAAGTTCAGATGAAGAAGGCGAACCCATGGATGACTCTCCTCTGCCTGAAGAAACTGTTAAAACAGAAAAGGGGACCCCGAAAAGACGGAACAAGCGAAAGCCTACTATAGATGGTTCAGTGAAGAATGAACGG caccggTTCATCCTTAGGTATAATCCGGATTCAGGGCAAGGtggttag
- the LOC110777413 gene encoding nucleolar complex-associated protein 2-like isoform X2 has protein sequence MGSKKKVKKSTNVVSDEVGDKMEAKEHKKELESLKESQPEFYEYLKEVDKELLEFDDEGNEDDDDAEIDGEDDEIDGDDDEIDGDDDAGIEDGEDFDDSDVEEEEAVVRSKKEESSGRTIITMEMVESWCKGIQENEKIAPVRSLLKAYRVACHLAEESDEKSSEKLTTMSKAVMNKVMVETLTNIDGILRNLMNLPAYGGKKEKLIEVKNTKSWKKYQHLVKSYLGNSLHALNQMTDAKDISFTLKHLTKSSLFLAAFPAFLRKYIKVVLHFWGTGSRDLSFAAFWFLRTLCVQLGTDCLDECFKGLYKAYVMNCQFVNATKLQHIQFLRQLFVEFMLVDLPTAYQHAFVFIRQLAMILREALNTKTKESFRKVYEWKFINCIELWTVAIRKYGLEPDFQPLAYPLTQIISGVARLVPTARYFPLRMRCVRMLNCIAAATDTFIPVSMLLLDMLEMKELNCPPSGGVGKAVDLRTILKVSKQALKTRSFQEACVSSVIDELGEHLAQWSYSVAFFELSFIPAVRLRNFCKCTKVERFRKDMKELIRQIEANSEFANKKRATISFLPSDPAISSFLEEEKQSGASPLSKYVATLRQKAQQRNVSVSESSVLYGAEPPISDKMLAESDDEDEDEGDKGEAVFNSFWTQQKETRDKPPPEDEKTQKNKKKSKSSPKDAIDEDIVEDLVLSSDEEGEPMDDSPLPEETVKTEKGTPKRRNKRKPTIDGSVKNERVSKKGGKKRKRSH, from the exons ATGGGTTCAAAGAAAAAAG TAAAGAAATCAACTAATGTTGTATCAGATGAAGTGGGGGATAAGATGGAAGCTAAAGAACATAAGAAAGAGTTGGAAAGTCTTAAGGAATCG CAACCGGAATTTTATGAGTATTTGAAAGAGGTGGACAAGGAGCTCCTAGAGTTTGATGATGAGGGCAATGAA gatgatgatgatgctgaaatTGATGGGGAGGATGATGAAATTGATGGAGATGATGATGAAATTGATGGGGATGATGACGCCGGGATTGAAGATGGGGAGGATTTCGACGATAGTGATGTTGAAGAAGAGGAGGCGGTTGTTAGGTCAAAAAAGGAAGAAAGCTCGGGTAGAACTATTATCACTATGGAAATGGTTGAATCCTGGTGTAAGGGTATtcaggaaaatgaaaaaattgctCCTGTACGCTCTCTGCTGAAAGCCTATAGGGTAGCTTGTCATCTTGCAGAAGAAAGTGATGAAAAATCCTCAGAAAAGTTAACTACAATGTCTAAAGCTGTTATGAACAAAGTTATGGTAGAAACTTTGACTAATATCGATGGGATTCTTCGCAATTTGATGAATCTTCCTGCTTATGGAGGAAAGAAAGAGAAGTTAATTGAGGTAAAGAACACAAAAAGTTGGAAGAAGTATCAGCATTTGGTGAAGTCATATCTTGGAAATTCGTTGCATGCTTTGAACCAAATGACAGACGCAAAGGATATCTCGTTTACTTTGAAGCACTTAACTAAGTCATCCTTGTTCTTGGCTGCTTTCCCAGCCTTTTTGAGGAAGTATATTAAG GTTGTTCTGCACTTTTGGGGTACCGGAAGCCGAGACCTTTCATTTGCAGCATTTTGGTTCCTAAGAACTCTATGTGTCCAACTTGGCACTGATTGTTTGGATGAGTGCTTTAAAGGGTTGTACAAAGCTTATGTCATGAACTGTCAGTTTGTAAATGCAACTAAGTTGCAGCATATCCAATTTCTTAGGCAATTGTTTGTTGAATTTATGTTGGTGGACCTTCCAACCGCTTACCAACATGCCTTCGTCTTCATTCGACAATTAGCAATGATTTTGCGGGAGGCGTTGAACACAAAGACAAAG GAATCATTCAGGAAGGTTTATGAGTGGAAGTTTATCAATTGTATTGAGCTTTGGACTGTAGCAATCCGTAAATATGGTCTGGAACCTGACTTTCAACCCCTTGCTTATCCATTGACTCAAATAATTTCTGGAGTAGCCCGTTTAGTTCCAACTGCTCGTTACTTTCCTCTTCGAATGCGTTGTGTTAGAATGCTCAACTGTATTGCTGCTGCAACTGACACTTTCATACCAGTTTCCATGCTACTTTTGGATATGTTAGAGATGAAAGAACTGAACTGTCCACCTAGTGGAGGTGTTGGCAAAGCTGTTGACTTGCGGACAATACTCAAG GTCAGCAAACAAGCACTTAAGACTCGGTCATTTCAGGAAGCATGTGTGTCTTCTGTGATTGACGAATTGGGTGAACATTTGGCTCAATGGAGCTATTCTGTTGCTTTCTTCGAATTATCTTTTATACCAGCTGTTAGATTGCGTAATTTTTGCAAATGCACCAAAGTTGAGAGGTTCCGTAAAGACATGAAAGAACTTATTCGACAG ATTGAGGCCAACTCAGAATTTGCAAACAAAAAACGTGCAACAATCTCTTTCTTGCCAAGTGATCCAGCTATTTCGTCTTTCCTCGAG GAGGAGAAGCAGTCTGGTGCTAGTCCCTTGTCGAAGTATGTTGCTACATTACGCCAAAAAGCTCAACAGAGGAACGTCTCTGTATCAGAATCCAG TGTCCTTTATGGTGCGGAGCCACCCATTTCCGATAAAATGCTCGCAGAAAgtgatgatgaagatgaagatgaaggagaCAAAGGTGAAGCAGTCTTTAATTCCTTCTGGACACAACAGAAAGAAACCAG GGATAAGCCTCCCCCCGAGGATGAAAAAACACAGAAAAACAAGAAGAAATCGAAGAGCTCGCCAAAGGACGCAATAGATGAAGATATTGTAGAGGATTTGGTGCTAAGTTCAGATGAAGAAGGCGAACCCATGGATGACTCTCCTCTGCCTGAAGAAACTGTTAAAACAGAAAAGGGGACCCCGAAAAGACGGAACAAGCGAAAGCCTACTATAGATGGTTCAGTGAAGAATGAACGGGTAAGTAAGAAGGGGGGAAAGAAGAGAAAGCGAAGTCACTAG